The following coding sequences lie in one Zingiber officinale cultivar Zhangliang chromosome 2B, Zo_v1.1, whole genome shotgun sequence genomic window:
- the LOC122047958 gene encoding probable disease resistance protein At1g61190 produces MACINLNLDVDVNRCLSGLWASLPVLGRPKSGIKKLEKQMARLRSKRDDIKNQITEAEREGKIPTNEVSQWLREVEELEGQLAAIKQDFQSISCFSCNCFNRGTSSNPTEAFAANPEDEENAATQTQQARDDVPIRESSNCCSIILRMAEKLRETDELMSRAGALDLIATVCPPESNVMLSISHRPPVGIESYVEDIVGYVDGGKDNIIGIYGMGGVGKTTMLKRIQRHYYNHRIFDSVIWVVASNDCQLKRLQMDIAKSLELKTLKESDDEQTCGDKLFSFLKNRNCLLLLDDIWGHVDLQLLGMAHSATKRGQQQPRKVVVFTTRSETVCAQMKAEKKVKVKCLDSDQAWQLFEQNSDGDVFSSDAGIKFVAEELAKECAGLPLALITVARVMSGKKSWEVWNDALNQIRDKHEWTTVCLPEDSVMYKAFKLSYDSLENDSIRECLLCCALWPEDHKINKFSELIPCWIGCGIIHEFNVINEAFTKGCSHLEALVDASLLEQCSDLDFPDRSTVVKMHDVIRDMALLMVSGLEGNKRKWIVKARIGLSDLLRQEEWQEAERASFMMNEITSLQEYGTSIFPKLSMLILCHNRGLKTIPPSLFTSMPRLTYLDLCKCRITELPEDIGSLTELQYLDLSFNPITTLPVKFGCLGKLEYLLLCYTGLKIVPNGSISNLSMLKWLDISQIPLIPEWWWDELKCFKGRQLSVGININATTYNIERLNMLPPNVSIWHLVLDEHNISKLPNYDLSTPQWGCRVSDKLEFLWIRRLRLDRLVLAADMGRESSFGCLKSLHFQGLRLLRDFIE; encoded by the exons ATGGCGTGCATCAACCTAAATCTCGATGTTGACGTCAACAGATGCCTGAGCGGGCTGTGGGCATCGCTGCCGGTACTGGGCAGGCCAAAATCTGGCATCAAGAAATTGGAAAAGCAAATGGCAAGATTGAGAAGCAAAAGAGACGACATCAAGAACCAGATCACTGAGGCAGAGCGTGAAGGAAAAATTCCGACCAACGAAGTGAGCCAGTGGCTACGGGAGGTGGAGGAATTGGAAGGACAACTGGCTGCTATCAAGCAGGATTTCCAAAGCATCA GTTGCTTCAGTTGCAATTGTTTCAATCGCGGCACATCGAGTAACCCAACAGAAGCTTTTGCTGCAAATCCAGAGGACGAAGAAAACGCTGCCACTCAAACACAGCAAGCAAGAGATGATGTTCCCATCAGAGAGTCATCAAACTGCTGCtccatcatcctaagaatggcCGAGAAGCTCCGCGAGACTGATGAATTGATGAGCCGAGCTGGTGCACTGGATCTGATTGCCACAGTTTGTCCTCCGGAATCCAACGTAATGCTTTCCATCTCACACCGACCACCTGTTGGGATCGAGTCGTATGTGGAGGACATTGTGGGCTATGTCGATGGTGGAAAAGACAACATCATAGGCATCTACGGAATGGGCGGTGTTGGTAAGACTACCATGTTGAAGAGGATCCAGCGACACTATTATAATCATAGAATATTTGACAGTGTCATTTGGGTTGTGGCCTCCAATGACTGCCAATTGAAAAGGCTCCAAATGGATATTGCTAAGAGTCTAGAACTGAAGACACTGAAGGAGAGTGACGATGAACAAACCTGTGGTGATAAGCTGTTTAGCTTCTTGAAGAACAGGAACTGTCTGCTGCTTCTCGATGACATTTGGGGGCATGTGGATCTTCAACTGTTGGGGATGGCACACTCGGCTACTAAGCGAGGCCAGCAGCAGCCGCGCAAAGTCGTGGTGTTCACAACCCGCAGCGAGACCGTGTGTGCACAAATGAAGGCAGAAAAGAAGGTCAAAGTCAAATGTCTGGATTCAGATCAAGCATGGCAACTCTTTGAGCAGAACAGTGATGGGGATGTTTTCAGCTCAGATGCTGGAATTAAGTTCGTTGCTGAAGAACTTGCTAAAGAATGTGCAGGCCTTCCGCTCGCTCTTATCACCGTTGCCCGGGTCATGTCAGGGAAAAAGTCTTGGGAAGTTTGGAATGACGCTCTCAATCAAATAAGGGATAAACATGAGTGGACGACAGTATGCCTTCCAGAAGATTCAGTCATGTATAAAGCCTTCAAGCTAAGCTACGACAGTTTAGAAAATGACTCCATAAGAGAATGTCTTTTGTGCTGTGCTTTGTGGCCTGAAGATCATAAGATCAACAAATTCTCTGAGTTGATACCATGTTGGATAGGTTGTGGCATAATCCATGAATTTAATGTGATCAATGAAGCTTTCACCAAAGGATGCTCCCATTTGGAAGCTCTCGTGGATGCATCCTTGCTAGAGCAATGTAGTGACCTGGACTTTCCTGATAGGAGCACAGTTGTAAAAATGCACGATGTCATCCGAGACATGGCACTGTTGATGGTCTCTGGATTGGAAGGGAACAAAAGAAAATGGATTGTAAAAGCAAGAATCGGGTTGAGTGATTTGCTTAGACAAGAAGAATGGCAAGAAGCAGAGCGAGCATCATTCATGATGAATGAGATTACTTCTTTACAAGAATATGGAACTTCCATTTTTCCAAAACTTTCTATGTTGATTCTCTGTCACAACAGAGGCCTGAAAACAATTCCTCCAAGTTTGTTCACAAGCATGCCTCGTTTGACATACTTGGATCTCTGTAAGTGTCGTATAACAGAACTTCCCGAAGATATTGGTAGCTTAACTGAGCTTCAATATTTAGACTTGTCCTTCAATCCTATTACAACACTACCGGTTAAGTTTGGTTGTTTAGGCAAATTAGAGTACTTGCTTCTATGCTATACTGGTCTTAAGATTGTACCCAATGGGTCGATATCCAATTTATCAATGCTCAAGTGGctggatataagtcaaattccTCTTATACCCGAGTGGTGGTGGGATGAGCTGAAATGTTTCAAAGGACGCCAATTAAGTGTGGGAATTAACATTAATGCTACAACATATAACATTGAGCGACTCAACATGTTACCTCCAAATGTCTCCATATGGCACCTCGTTTTGGATGAACATAATATTTCAAAACTTCCAAACTATGATCTGAGCACTCCCCAATGGGGCTGCAGGGTAAGTGACAAGCTCGAGTTTTTATGGATCAGACGTCTCAGATTAGACAGATTAGTGTTGGCTGCAGACATGGGTCGCGAATCAAGTTTCGGATGTTTAAAGAGTCTCCATTTTCAAGGTCTAAGACTATTGAGAGATTTCATTGAATAG